In Rutidosis leptorrhynchoides isolate AG116_Rl617_1_P2 chromosome 2, CSIRO_AGI_Rlap_v1, whole genome shotgun sequence, one genomic interval encodes:
- the LOC139892890 gene encoding glycerol-3-phosphate acyltransferase RAM2-like gives MSDTMTFPSVETCDSTGRENHTVVADMDGTLLKGRSSFPYFALVAFEAGGAFRLLMVLLSAPLAGLLYYFVSESAGIQVLIFATYAGMKVSDIESVGRAVLPKFYSSDLHPESWRVFSACGKRCVLTANPRIMVEGFLKEFLGVDLVMGTEIGTYKGRATGFVLSPGVLVSEQKAQALLNEFVGNRPEIGLGDRQTDFPFMALCKEAYVVPYNPKLKPVPNEKLPKPIVFHDGRLVQKPTPLMAILIVLWIPIGFLLACLRIAAGSLLPMSIVYYAFWALGVHVTVKGNPPPPVKKSSGQTGVLFICSHRTLLDPIFLSTALGRPIAAVTYSVSRLSEIISPIKTVRLSRDRATDASMIKKLLEEGDLAICPEGTTCREPFLLRFSAMFAELTDHLVPVAMVNKMSMFHGTTARGWKGMDPFYFFMNPSPAYEVRFLNKLPLELTCSNGKSSHEVANYIQRVIAATLSYECTTFTRKDKYRALAGNDGTVAEKPKQKANKIMGC, from the exons ATGAGCGATACTATGACATTCCCGAGTGTCGAGACTTGTGATTCGACCGGTCGAGAGAATCACACGGTGGTGGCTGATATGGATGGAACGTTGTTAAAAGGTCGAAGCTCGTTCCCTTACTTTGCATTGGTTGCGTTCGAAGCCGGTGGAGCTTTTAGGCTTCTTATGGTGCTATTATCCGCCCCGTTGGCTGGACTCTTGTACTACTTTGTGTCAGAGTCCGCTGGCATTCAAGTCCTTATTTTCGCGACTTACGCTGGAATGAAAGTCTCTGATATTGAGTCGGTTGGTCGAGCAGTGTTACCAAAGTTTTACTCGAGTGATCTTCATCCCGAGTCGTGGCGAGTGTTCTCGGCTTGTGGGAAGCGATGTGTGTTGACGGCAAACCCAAGGATTATGGTGGAGGGTTTCTTGAAGGAGTTTTTGGGAGTGGATTTGGTTATGGGTACAGAGATTGGAACTTATAAAGGTAGGGCAACCGGGTTTGTACTTAGCCCCGGTGTGCTTGTGTCCGAACAAAAAGCTCAAGCTCTTCTGAATGAATTTGTAGGCAATCGGCCAGAAATCGGGCTCGGTGATCGCCAAACTGACTTTCCATTCATGGCATTATGCAAG GAGGCTTATGTTGTACCATACAACCCAAAACTAAAGCCCGTACCAAACGAGAAGTTGCCGAAGCCGATAGTGTTCCACGATGGCCGATTAGTTCAAAAGCCTACCCCGCTAATGGCCATCCTAATCGTCTTATGGATCCCGATTGGTTTCCTACTCGCTTGTCTCCGTATCGCAGCTGGCTCACTATTACCAATGTCAATAGTTTACTACGCCTTTTGGGCTCTCGGTGTTCATGTTACCGTAAAAGGAAACCCTCCACCACCGGTCAAAAAATCCTCAGGCCAAACCGGTGTCCTCTTTATTTGCTCCCACCGTACGCTCCTCGACCCTATTTTCCTATCTACTGCCCTCGGACGCCCTATAGCCGCCGTCACCTACTCTGTCTCCCGTCTATCGGAAATCATCTCACCCATCAAGACGGTACGATTATCTCGTGATCGAGCCACCGATGCTTCTATGATCAAGAAACTTCTAGAAGAAGGTGATCTAGCTATATGCCCGGAAGGCACGACTTGTCGAGAGCCATTTCTACTTAGGTTTTCGGCCATGTTTGCCGAGTTAACTGACCACCTTGTGCCGGTTGCTATGGTTAACAAGATGAGCATGTTTCACGGCACCACGGCTCGAGGTTGGAAAGGAATGGACCCATTTTACTTCTTTATGAACCCGAGTCCTGCTTATGAAGTCAGATTCTTGAACAAGTTACCATTGGAGTTGACATGTAGCAATGGCAAGTCTAGCCATGAGGTGGCTAACTACATACA